One Marinibacterium anthonyi genomic region harbors:
- a CDS encoding Putative 2-hydroxyacid dehydrogenase, whose product MGRDRLSVVVTRRLPEAVEKRMSELFDVELREDDAPMDRADLVAAVQRADVLVPTITDQIDAALIGQAGEQLKLIANYGAGVNNIDVATARQRGILVSNTPDVLTEDTADMTMALILAVTRRIPEGLAVMQKGDWTGWAPTALMGGRIAGRRLGILGLGRIGQAVARRAAAFGMQVHYHDRARSRPELENELNATWWDSLDRMVSRMDIITIHTPATPSTFHLMNARRLKLLKPTAVVVNTSRGEVIDENALTRMLRAGEIAGAGLDVYEFGTNVNPRLRELPNVVLLPHMGSATLEGRIEMGEKVIINIKTFEDGHRPPDQVVPSML is encoded by the coding sequence ATGGGAAGAGATCGGCTGAGTGTTGTCGTGACGCGACGGTTGCCCGAGGCGGTCGAGAAGCGCATGAGCGAACTTTTCGACGTGGAATTGCGGGAAGACGACGCTCCGATGGACCGGGCGGACCTGGTGGCGGCGGTCCAGCGGGCCGACGTGCTGGTGCCCACGATCACCGACCAGATCGACGCGGCGCTGATCGGGCAGGCGGGCGAACAGCTGAAGCTGATCGCCAATTACGGGGCCGGGGTGAACAACATCGATGTCGCCACCGCACGCCAGCGGGGCATCCTGGTGTCGAACACGCCCGACGTGCTGACCGAGGACACCGCCGACATGACCATGGCGCTGATCCTGGCCGTGACCCGGCGGATCCCGGAAGGGCTGGCCGTGATGCAAAAGGGCGACTGGACCGGCTGGGCGCCCACGGCGCTGATGGGCGGGCGAATCGCCGGGCGGCGTCTGGGGATCCTGGGGCTGGGCCGGATCGGCCAGGCGGTGGCGCGCCGGGCGGCGGCCTTCGGCATGCAGGTCCATTACCACGACCGCGCGCGGTCCCGCCCGGAACTGGAAAACGAACTGAACGCGACATGGTGGGACAGCCTGGACCGGATGGTGTCGCGCATGGATATCATCACGATCCACACGCCCGCCACGCCGTCCACCTTCCACCTGATGAACGCGCGGCGGCTGAAGCTGTTGAAACCCACGGCGGTGGTGGTGAACACCTCGCGCGGCGAGGTGATCGACGAAAATGCCCTGACCCGGATGCTGCGCGCGGGCGAGATCGCGGGCGCGGGGCTGGATGTCTACGAATTCGGCACCAACGTGAACCCGCGCCTGCGCGAATTGCCCAACGTGGTGCTGCTGCCGCACATGGGGTCCGCCACGCTGGAAGGGCGGATCGAGATGGGCGAGAAGGTGATCATCAACATCAAGACCTTCGAAGACGGCCACCGCCCGCCCGACCAGGTGGTGCCGTCGATGCTGTGA
- the ask gene encoding Aspartokinase has protein sequence MSVLVMKFGGTSVANLDRIRRAAKRVGVEVAKGHDVIVIVSAMAGRTNELVGWVEETSPLFDAREYDAVVSSGENVTAGLMALTLQEMGIPARSWQGWQVPLKTTSAHSSARIADIPTDNLTAKFGEGMQVAVVAGFQGISPEGRITTLGRGGSDTTAVAFAAAFDAVRCDIYTDVDGVYTTDPRICENARKLDRIAFEEMLELASLGAKVLQTRSVELAMRYGVRLRVLSSFEEQSDNAGTLVCAEEDIMESKVVAGVAHSRDEAKLTLVSVADRPGIAALIFTALSEAGVNVDMIVQNISEEGRTDMTFSCPTNQVARAEQALAKARENEILNFREVIADTAVAKVSVVGIGMRSHTGVAAKMFKALSDEGINIRVITTSEIKISVLIDRKYTELAVQALHDAFELEKA, from the coding sequence ATGTCCGTTCTGGTGATGAAATTCGGCGGTACCTCGGTGGCCAATCTCGACCGGATCCGGCGCGCCGCCAAGCGGGTGGGCGTCGAGGTCGCGAAGGGCCATGACGTGATCGTCATCGTCTCGGCCATGGCCGGGCGCACGAATGAACTCGTAGGCTGGGTCGAAGAAACCTCGCCGCTGTTCGATGCCCGCGAATACGACGCGGTGGTTTCGTCGGGCGAGAACGTGACCGCCGGCCTGATGGCGCTGACCCTGCAGGAAATGGGCATCCCGGCGCGCAGCTGGCAGGGCTGGCAGGTGCCGCTGAAGACCACGTCGGCGCATTCCTCGGCCCGCATCGCCGATATCCCGACCGACAACCTGACCGCCAAGTTCGGCGAGGGCATGCAGGTCGCCGTGGTCGCGGGCTTCCAGGGGATTTCCCCCGAGGGCCGCATCACCACGCTGGGACGCGGTGGATCGGACACCACCGCCGTGGCCTTTGCCGCCGCCTTCGACGCGGTGCGCTGCGACATCTACACGGATGTCGACGGCGTCTATACCACCGACCCCCGGATCTGCGAAAACGCCCGCAAGCTCGACCGCATCGCCTTCGAGGAAATGCTGGAATTGGCGTCGCTCGGCGCCAAGGTGCTGCAGACCCGGTCGGTCGAACTTGCCATGCGCTACGGCGTGCGCCTGCGGGTGCTGTCGAGCTTCGAGGAACAATCGGACAATGCCGGCACGCTGGTCTGTGCCGAGGAGGACATCATGGAATCCAAAGTGGTGGCCGGTGTGGCCCATTCCCGCGACGAGGCAAAGCTGACGCTGGTCTCGGTCGCCGACCGGCCCGGCATCGCCGCGCTGATCTTCACCGCGCTCAGCGAGGCCGGGGTGAACGTGGACATGATCGTCCAGAACATCTCGGAAGAGGGTCGCACGGACATGACGTTCTCGTGCCCGACGAACCAGGTGGCGCGCGCCGAACAGGCCCTGGCCAAGGCACGCGAGAACGAGATCCTGAATTTCCGCGAAGTGATCGCCGACACCGCCGTCGCCAAGGTGTCTGTCGTGGGCATCGGCATGCGCAGCCACACGGGCGTGGCCGCGAAGATGTTCAAGGCACTGTCGGACGAGGGCATCAACATCCGGGTGATCACCACGTCCGAGATCAAGATCTCCGTGCTGATCGATCGCAAATACACCGAACTGGCGGTGCAGGCGCTGCACGACGCGTTCGAGCTGGAAAAAGCCTGA
- the actP_3 gene encoding Copper-transporting P-type ATPase, producing the protein MSSHDHHHHDSDTQGIIRDPVCGMTVDPDAGKPTAEHDGHLYHFCSDGCRAKFVGDPGAWLTAKDPVCGMQVDRASAAHMVRHEGQRFYFCSSGCQSKFEGDPQAYLGDRPEPEQMPEGTRYTCPMHPEIIRDAPGDCPKCGMALEPMTPSADSGPNPEYVDFKRRLRITAPLALAVFVLEMGSHVGLPFADWIGHTAFGWVQFALATPVVLICYPFFKRGWASIVNRSPNMWTLIALGTGAAYVFSVISLIAPGLFPEAMRDGMGMPPVYFEAAAVILVLVLIGQVMELAARERTGDAIRALLDLAPKTARRVSDGAEKDVPLDEVNTGDILRVRPGESVPVDGAVTEGHSSIDESMISGEPVPVEKTTGDAVTGGTLNRTGSFLMRADAVGAETTLSRIVDMVSKAQRSRAPIQAMADRVAAWFVPTVVGVATLAFVLWAIFGPTPALSYAFVAAVSVLIIACPCALGLATPMSIMVATGRGANAGVLIRDAEALERFSKVDVLIVDKTGTLTEGRPSLTDAEPAESVSEDDLLSFAAALERGSEHPLAEAIVTGAKARGADERDATEFDAVTGKGVKGRVGDREAALGNAALMADLGVGTGAFADRATALQDEGKTAMFLALDGQIAGIVAVADRIKDSTPDAIRALHEAGLRIVMATGDAEGTARAVARDLRLDEVHAGVSPEDKHALVEKLRGEGHSVAMAGDGVNDAPALAAADVGIAMGTGADVAMESAGITLVKGDLGGIVRARRLAEATMRNIRQNLFFAFAYNSAGVPLAAGILYPFLGILLSPIVAAAAMSLSSVSVISNALRLRMTRL; encoded by the coding sequence ATGTCCTCCCATGACCATCATCACCATGACTCTGACACGCAGGGGATCATCCGCGATCCCGTCTGCGGCATGACCGTCGACCCCGACGCGGGCAAGCCCACGGCCGAGCATGACGGCCACCTGTATCACTTCTGTTCGGACGGCTGCCGCGCCAAGTTCGTTGGCGATCCCGGCGCCTGGCTGACGGCAAAGGACCCGGTCTGCGGCATGCAGGTCGACCGCGCCTCGGCCGCGCATATGGTCAGGCACGAGGGGCAGCGGTTCTATTTCTGCTCCTCGGGGTGCCAGTCGAAGTTCGAGGGCGATCCGCAGGCCTACCTGGGCGACCGGCCCGAGCCCGAACAGATGCCCGAGGGCACGCGATACACTTGCCCCATGCACCCCGAGATCATCCGCGACGCCCCCGGGGATTGCCCGAAATGCGGCATGGCGCTGGAACCGATGACCCCTTCGGCCGACAGCGGGCCGAACCCGGAATACGTGGATTTCAAGCGCCGGCTGCGGATCACGGCGCCGCTGGCGCTGGCGGTCTTCGTGCTTGAGATGGGCAGCCATGTCGGCCTGCCCTTCGCCGACTGGATCGGGCACACCGCCTTTGGCTGGGTCCAGTTCGCGTTGGCGACGCCGGTGGTGCTGATCTGCTATCCGTTCTTCAAACGCGGCTGGGCGTCCATCGTCAACCGTAGCCCCAACATGTGGACCCTGATCGCTCTGGGCACCGGGGCGGCCTATGTCTTTTCGGTGATCTCGCTGATTGCGCCGGGGCTGTTCCCCGAGGCCATGCGCGACGGGATGGGCATGCCCCCGGTCTATTTCGAAGCCGCCGCCGTGATCCTGGTGCTGGTGCTGATCGGTCAGGTCATGGAACTGGCCGCCCGTGAACGCACCGGGGACGCGATCCGCGCGTTGCTGGACCTGGCGCCCAAGACGGCGCGACGGGTGAGCGATGGCGCGGAAAAGGACGTGCCGCTGGACGAGGTGAACACCGGGGACATCCTGCGCGTGCGCCCCGGCGAAAGCGTGCCGGTGGATGGCGCGGTGACCGAGGGCCATTCCAGCATCGACGAGAGCATGATCTCCGGCGAACCCGTGCCGGTCGAGAAAACGACCGGTGACGCGGTGACGGGCGGCACGCTGAACCGGACGGGCAGCTTCCTGATGCGCGCCGACGCGGTGGGGGCCGAGACGACGCTGTCGCGGATCGTCGACATGGTGTCCAAGGCGCAGCGGTCGCGCGCGCCGATCCAGGCGATGGCCGACCGGGTCGCTGCCTGGTTCGTGCCGACGGTGGTCGGCGTGGCCACCTTGGCCTTCGTGCTCTGGGCGATCTTCGGGCCGACGCCGGCGCTGTCCTACGCCTTTGTCGCCGCCGTCAGCGTGCTGATCATCGCCTGCCCCTGCGCTCTGGGTCTGGCGACGCCGATGTCGATCATGGTGGCGACCGGACGGGGCGCAAATGCCGGCGTGCTGATCCGCGATGCCGAGGCGCTGGAACGGTTTTCCAAGGTCGACGTGCTGATCGTCGACAAGACCGGGACCCTGACCGAAGGCCGCCCGTCGCTGACCGATGCGGAACCGGCCGAGAGCGTTTCGGAAGACGACCTGCTGTCCTTCGCGGCCGCCCTTGAACGCGGTTCGGAACACCCTCTGGCCGAGGCCATCGTGACCGGTGCAAAGGCGCGCGGGGCCGATGAACGGGACGCCACGGAATTCGACGCGGTGACCGGCAAGGGCGTGAAGGGCCGTGTCGGGGACCGCGAGGCGGCGCTTGGCAATGCCGCGCTGATGGCCGACCTGGGCGTCGGGACAGGGGCGTTCGCGGACCGCGCGACGGCGCTGCAGGACGAAGGCAAGACGGCGATGTTCCTGGCGCTGGACGGGCAGATCGCCGGCATCGTGGCGGTGGCCGACCGGATCAAGGACAGCACGCCCGACGCCATCCGCGCGCTGCACGAGGCCGGGCTGCGGATCGTCATGGCGACCGGCGATGCCGAGGGCACCGCACGGGCCGTGGCCCGGGACCTGCGCTTAGACGAGGTCCACGCCGGGGTCAGCCCCGAGGACAAGCATGCCCTGGTCGAGAAGCTGCGGGGCGAAGGCCATTCGGTTGCCATGGCCGGTGACGGGGTGAACGACGCGCCGGCGCTGGCGGCGGCGGATGTCGGCATCGCCATGGGCACCGGGGCCGACGTGGCGATGGAAAGCGCCGGTATCACGCTGGTCAAGGGCGACTTGGGCGGTATCGTCCGGGCCCGCCGCCTGGCCGAGGCGACCATGCGCAACATCCGCCAGAACCTGTTCTTCGCCTTTGCCTACAATTCGGCCGGCGTGCCGCTGGCGGCAGGGATCCTGTATCCGTTCCTGGGCATCCTGCTGTCCCCCATCGTGGCCGCCGCCGCCATGAGCCTGTCGTCGGTGTCGGTGATCAGCAACGCCCTGCGTCTGCGGATGACCCGCCTGTGA
- the ligT gene encoding 2'-5'-RNA ligase encodes MRAFVAVDLPEDLMEALERLQSDLRTGRIVAPDNLHLTLAFLGDAGDDALELLHDDLTTLHRIPVTLRITGLDIFGSATAPRLVVAMVDDTPALTDLHHRITRVARAAGLDLDRRRFRPHVTLARFGKTARADPQALARFLADHGGFTTPAIAARSMGLYASTLTPHGAEYEALATYPLAHPPAYPLG; translated from the coding sequence ATGCGCGCCTTCGTTGCCGTGGACCTGCCCGAAGACCTGATGGAGGCGCTTGAGCGCCTTCAGTCCGACCTGCGCACCGGGCGCATCGTGGCGCCCGACAACCTGCACCTGACGCTGGCCTTTCTGGGCGATGCCGGCGACGACGCGCTTGAGCTTCTGCACGACGACCTGACGACGCTGCACCGGATCCCCGTGACCCTGCGCATCACCGGGCTTGACATCTTCGGGTCCGCCACCGCGCCCCGGCTGGTCGTCGCAATGGTCGACGACACGCCCGCGCTGACCGACCTGCACCACCGCATCACCCGCGTCGCGCGGGCGGCGGGGCTGGACCTGGACCGCCGCCGCTTTCGGCCCCACGTGACGCTGGCCCGCTTCGGCAAGACGGCGCGGGCGGATCCTCAGGCGCTGGCCCGGTTCCTCGCCGATCATGGCGGGTTCACCACCCCTGCGATCGCGGCCCGGTCCATGGGCCTCTATGCCTCGACGCTGACGCCGCACGGGGCGGAGTACGAGGCGCTGGCAACCTATCCGCTGGCCCATCCCCCTGCCTATCCCCTGGGTTGA
- a CDS encoding putative bifunctional cbb3-type cytochrome c oxidase subunit II/cytochrome c: protein MKTPILITGAILAAGLAGWYALGPSQTETAAPEGDALVAITLPDSLSGQAQIGKRGFDAVCAACHGERAVGRDGMGPPLVHKIYEPSHHGDMSFLMAVQNGVRAHHWTFGDMPPQDGLTRADVADIVAYVRELQRANGIE, encoded by the coding sequence ATGAAAACCCCGATCCTCATCACCGGCGCGATCCTCGCGGCCGGCCTGGCGGGCTGGTACGCCCTTGGCCCGTCGCAGACCGAGACGGCAGCCCCCGAAGGAGACGCCCTGGTCGCCATCACCCTGCCCGACAGCCTGTCCGGGCAGGCGCAGATCGGCAAACGCGGCTTTGATGCCGTCTGCGCCGCCTGCCATGGCGAGCGCGCCGTGGGCCGCGACGGCATGGGCCCGCCGCTGGTCCACAAGATCTACGAGCCCTCGCACCATGGCGACATGAGCTTTCTGATGGCCGTGCAGAACGGTGTCCGGGCGCATCACTGGACCTTCGGCGACATGCCCCCGCAAGACGGGCTGACCCGCGCCGATGTGGCCGATATCGTAGCCTATGTGCGCGAATTGCAGCGCGCCAACGGGATCGAATGA
- a CDS encoding Bacterial SH3 domain protein, protein MVLTATVSTAATEPNGERRGQVTNLPIPRYVSLKSSEGNVRRGPSRAHKIDWVFTRRGMPLMITAEHGHWRRVQDRDGAGGWVHYALLSGVRTVLVEKDMVQGHTRPEETAPVTAMFEMGVVAKLGDCDPDWCRISAGGYKGWVPKTTIWGVDADEIRD, encoded by the coding sequence ATGGTTCTGACGGCAACCGTTTCGACGGCGGCCACCGAACCGAACGGAGAGCGCCGAGGACAGGTCACCAACCTGCCGATCCCGCGATATGTTTCGCTGAAATCATCCGAGGGCAACGTGCGTCGTGGCCCTTCGCGCGCGCACAAGATCGACTGGGTTTTCACACGTCGGGGCATGCCCCTGATGATCACGGCCGAACACGGCCATTGGCGCCGGGTCCAGGACCGCGACGGCGCGGGCGGCTGGGTACATTACGCGCTGCTGTCGGGCGTGCGCACGGTGCTGGTCGAAAAGGACATGGTCCAGGGCCACACCCGCCCCGAGGAAACAGCGCCGGTGACGGCGATGTTCGAGATGGGCGTCGTCGCCAAGCTGGGCGATTGCGACCCGGACTGGTGCCGGATCTCGGCCGGGGGCTACAAGGGCTGGGTGCCCAAGACCACGATCTGGGGCGTCGACGCGGACGAGATTCGCGATTGA
- the copA_3 gene encoding Copper resistance protein A precursor, producing MAPPLTRRTFLATGAAALVVPGLSRAQPMRLVAAPVTARILPAGDPMTAMLGLNGATPGPEIRLRHGDRLTLGFENRIGAPSALHWHGIRIDNAMDGVPGLTQDAVPDGAGMEYAFDLPDAGTYWYHSHNRSWEQVEQGLYGALIVEERDPPQVDHDITVLIDDWRLQEDGTLIGDFANMHDFAHGGRLGNFARAIPSVDEVRAGDRIRLRLINAATARIFPVALKGVEGRIVALDGMPLPVPRAFANLQLAPAQRIDVIGDVTGPVVFDFPTGGGPYELGRIAANGKNPNPVGGPVPTLPPNRVAMPAPDPRVLELRMEGGAMGGRHAGDDIWAFNGRSGLADTPFARFGPGETARIRLINDTAFPHGIHLHGHHFHHVTPEGAPGDLRDTTLVGAGESRDILCVFDNPGKWLLHCHMLGHQASGMKTWVEVT from the coding sequence ATGGCCCCGCCTCTCACCCGCCGCACCTTCCTGGCCACCGGCGCGGCCGCCCTTGTCGTGCCGGGCCTGTCCCGCGCCCAGCCGATGAGGCTTGTCGCGGCCCCGGTCACCGCCCGGATCCTGCCCGCAGGCGACCCGATGACCGCCATGCTGGGCCTGAACGGCGCGACGCCCGGCCCCGAGATCCGGCTGCGGCACGGCGACCGGCTGACGCTTGGGTTCGAGAACCGGATCGGCGCGCCCTCGGCGCTGCACTGGCACGGGATCCGCATCGACAATGCCATGGACGGCGTGCCCGGCCTGACCCAGGACGCGGTCCCCGACGGTGCCGGAATGGAATATGCCTTCGATCTGCCCGATGCCGGAACCTACTGGTATCATTCGCACAACCGGTCGTGGGAACAGGTGGAACAGGGGCTTTACGGCGCCCTGATCGTCGAGGAACGCGATCCGCCGCAGGTCGATCACGACATCACCGTGCTGATCGACGACTGGCGCCTGCAGGAGGATGGCACGCTGATCGGCGATTTCGCCAACATGCACGATTTCGCCCATGGCGGACGGCTTGGCAACTTTGCCCGGGCGATCCCCTCTGTGGATGAGGTCCGGGCCGGGGATCGCATCCGCCTGCGCCTGATCAATGCGGCAACGGCCCGGATCTTCCCCGTCGCGCTGAAGGGTGTCGAAGGGCGCATCGTCGCGCTGGACGGCATGCCGCTGCCCGTGCCGCGCGCCTTCGCGAACCTGCAGCTGGCCCCGGCCCAGCGGATCGACGTCATCGGCGATGTCACGGGGCCGGTCGTCTTCGATTTCCCGACCGGCGGCGGCCCCTATGAACTGGGTCGAATCGCGGCCAACGGCAAAAATCCCAACCCTGTCGGCGGCCCCGTCCCGACCCTGCCGCCCAACCGCGTCGCCATGCCCGCCCCCGACCCGCGCGTGCTGGAACTGCGCATGGAAGGGGGCGCCATGGGCGGGCGTCACGCGGGCGACGACATCTGGGCCTTCAATGGCCGCTCCGGCCTGGCCGACACCCCCTTTGCCCGGTTCGGTCCCGGGGAAACCGCCCGTATCCGGCTGATCAACGACACGGCCTTTCCGCACGGTATCCACCTGCACGGCCACCACTTTCACCACGTCACGCCCGAGGGCGCCCCGGGCGATCTGCGCGACACCACCCTGGTCGGGGCCGGAGAAAGCCGCGACATCCTCTGTGTCTTCGACAATCCCGGCAAATGGCTGCTGCACTGCCACATGCTGGGTCATCAGGCATCCGGAATGAAGACCTGGGTGGAGGTCACATGA
- the ggt gene encoding Gamma-glutamyltranspeptidase precursor, translated as MHRIHLPSNLASTLAITLSLALAGTTSAQQAADTVAPESPAATTTASDNMAIAAALKAKADGQPVTAQDWMIAAANPLAAEAGAKILARGGSAADAMIAVQTVLGLVEPQSSGLGGGAFLVYWDNARKRLTTLDGRETAPLRATPTLFLDDQGEPLKFYDAVVGGLSVGTPGTPALMERAYKYWGTLPWPDLFQDAITLATEGFDVSPRLAGLVAEDTDHLSHFPATAAYFLPDGEPIQAGDTLTNLPYALTLRLLSANGSRAFYTGKMADQIVQTVQTAPGNPGVLSQADLALYQVVERPAVCGPYRVYEVCGMGPPSSGALTVAQILGMLDTYDLGAMGADDPQAWRLIGDASRLAFADRGRYMADSDYVPVPVKGLLSPDYLARRAELLEADTALKTIAPGEPEFDHAMLWADDQSIEFPSTSHISIVDSAGNVLSVTTTIENGFGSRLMVGGFLLNNELTDFSFRTHSDGHPIANRVEPGKRPRSSMAPTIVMKDGAPVLAVGSPGGSRIIGYVAQTVIAWADWGMNIQQAIALPHAVNRFGTYDVETDAQVEGLTALGYEVEQKALNSGIHAIEIGEVLKGGADPRREGIALGE; from the coding sequence ATGCACCGAATCCATCTGCCTTCAAATTTGGCCTCCACCTTGGCCATCACCCTGTCCCTGGCGCTGGCCGGGACAACGTCCGCCCAACAGGCCGCCGACACCGTCGCACCCGAGTCTCCGGCCGCCACGACGACCGCGTCGGACAACATGGCCATCGCCGCCGCCCTTAAGGCCAAGGCCGACGGCCAGCCGGTCACGGCGCAGGACTGGATGATCGCCGCCGCCAACCCGCTGGCGGCAGAGGCCGGCGCCAAGATCCTGGCCCGGGGCGGCAGCGCCGCCGATGCGATGATCGCCGTGCAAACCGTTCTGGGCCTTGTCGAACCGCAATCCTCGGGCCTGGGCGGTGGCGCCTTCCTGGTCTACTGGGACAACGCGCGCAAACGCCTGACCACGCTCGATGGCCGCGAAACCGCGCCTTTGCGGGCCACGCCGACGCTGTTCCTGGATGACCAGGGCGAGCCGCTGAAGTTCTACGACGCGGTGGTCGGCGGCCTGTCGGTGGGCACGCCGGGCACGCCCGCGCTGATGGAGCGCGCCTACAAATACTGGGGCACGCTGCCCTGGCCCGACCTGTTCCAGGATGCGATCACCCTGGCGACGGAAGGCTTCGACGTCTCTCCCCGCCTGGCCGGACTGGTGGCCGAGGATACCGACCACCTGTCGCACTTTCCCGCCACGGCGGCCTATTTCCTGCCGGACGGAGAGCCGATCCAGGCTGGCGACACCCTGACCAACCTGCCTTACGCGCTGACCCTGCGGCTGTTGTCGGCGAACGGGTCGCGCGCCTTTTACACCGGCAAGATGGCCGACCAGATCGTGCAGACGGTGCAGACCGCGCCGGGCAATCCCGGCGTTCTGTCCCAGGCCGACCTGGCGCTGTACCAGGTGGTGGAACGCCCGGCGGTCTGCGGCCCCTACCGCGTCTACGAGGTCTGCGGCATGGGCCCGCCGTCCTCGGGCGCGCTGACCGTGGCGCAGATCCTGGGGATGCTGGACACCTACGACCTGGGCGCGATGGGGGCGGACGACCCGCAGGCCTGGCGCCTGATCGGCGACGCCTCGCGGTTGGCCTTTGCCGACCGGGGGCGGTACATGGCCGACAGTGATTACGTGCCGGTGCCGGTCAAGGGGCTGCTGTCGCCCGACTATCTGGCGCGGCGGGCGGAGTTGCTGGAGGCCGACACGGCGCTGAAGACGATCGCGCCGGGAGAACCGGAATTCGACCACGCGATGCTCTGGGCCGACGACCAGTCGATCGAATTCCCCTCGACCTCGCATATCTCGATCGTGGATTCGGCGGGCAACGTGCTGTCGGTGACCACCACGATCGAAAACGGCTTCGGCTCGCGCCTGATGGTGGGCGGGTTCCTTCTGAACAACGAGCTGACGGACTTTTCCTTCCGCACCCATTCCGACGGCCACCCCATCGCCAACCGGGTCGAGCCGGGCAAGCGGCCCCGGTCGTCGATGGCGCCGACCATCGTGATGAAGGACGGCGCGCCGGTGCTGGCCGTGGGATCGCCCGGCGGCAGCCGGATCATCGGCTATGTCGCGCAAACGGTGATCGCCTGGGCAGACTGGGGCATGAACATCCAGCAGGCCATCGCGTTGCCGCATGCGGTCAACCGCTTCGGCACCTATGACGTCGAGACGGACGCGCAGGTCGAAGGGCTGACCGCGCTCGGCTACGAGGTCGAGCAGAAGGCGCTGAATTCGGGCATCCACGCGATCGAGATCGGCGAGGTCCTGAAAGGCGGCGCCGATCCGCGCCGCGAGGGCATCGCCCTGGGAGAGTAG
- a CDS encoding putative bifunctional cbb3-type cytochrome c oxidase subunit II/cytochrome c, whose translation MTRIPLLALALLAGPAFAGHAFDGADPAQGEALYQEHCAACHGVTLEGQPDWRSPGPDGVYPAPPHDETGHTWHHPTAMLLDYTKLGGQAALARAGVTSFTSGMPAFGDQLSDRQILDILAWIASTWPDRIAASQRSRNPEH comes from the coding sequence ATGACCCGGATCCCCTTGCTGGCGCTGGCGCTTCTGGCCGGTCCCGCCTTTGCCGGGCACGCGTTTGACGGTGCCGATCCGGCGCAAGGCGAAGCGCTCTACCAGGAGCATTGCGCCGCCTGCCACGGCGTGACCCTGGAGGGCCAGCCGGACTGGCGCAGCCCCGGTCCGGACGGGGTCTACCCCGCGCCGCCGCATGACGAAACCGGCCACACCTGGCACCATCCGACGGCCATGCTTCTGGACTACACCAAGCTCGGCGGTCAGGCGGCCCTGGCCCGGGCCGGCGTCACATCGTTCACAAGCGGAATGCCCGCGTTCGGCGATCAGCTCTCGGACAGGCAGATCCTCGACATCCTCGCCTGGATCGCCTCGACCTGGCCGGACCGCATCGCCGCCAGCCAGCGGTCCCGAAATCCGGAACACTGA